Proteins encoded by one window of Lathyrus oleraceus cultivar Zhongwan6 chromosome 1, CAAS_Psat_ZW6_1.0, whole genome shotgun sequence:
- the LOC127114051 gene encoding uncharacterized protein LOC127114051, with product MNTIFLRNISFHARRIRLSYPYKSSPSLLSPSQSTSFFSSRSDSDPPPYIPHTHDNKQQQPLDVEEISNEELKRRVARLKEGDDDAIPAVFEAVLQRYLTGKPIDADQDLMREILGKGTVSKDDDEEDEDEFDSDSDLEGMSDTDFEEEEDFNQDVKSKIGSNEEKTKMK from the exons ATGAATACAATTTTTCTCAGAAACATCTCATTCCACGCACGCCGTATTCGTCTTTCTTATCCCTACAAATCTTCACCTTCACTTCTCTCTCCTTCCCAATCCACTTCGTTCTTCTCTTCTCGTAGTGATAGTGACCCACCTCCTTATATCCCACATACCCATgataacaaacaacaacaaccacTAGATGTAGAAGAAATAAGCAATGAAG AGTTGAAGAGGCGTGTTGCGAGGCTTAAGGAAGGTGACGATGACGCGATTCCAGCTGTGTTTGAGGCAGTATTGCAAAGATATTTGACAGGGAAACCTATAGATGCTGACCAAGATTTGATGAGGGAGATTCTAGGGAAGGGGACAGTGTCAAAAGATGATGACGAGGAAGATGAGGATGAGtttgattctgattctgatttgGAGGGAATGAGTGACACTGATTTTGAAGAGGAAGAAGATTTTAATCAAGATGTTAAATCAAAGATTGGATCCAATGAAGAAAAGACTAAGATGAAGTGA
- the LOC127113895 gene encoding reticulon-like protein B9, protein MAHNTSSDSDNEISTRTKLFEHEKPIHEILGGGKVGDILLWRNRYESAALFLGMTVIWFLFEILEYNFVTIICQIFITMMLVLFICSKFADILKWKIPEIPEIILQESFFNDLAFILYRRLNQLLPILFHIACGRNLPLFLMIIVSLYIVSVIGSYFSFVNLLYIGYLCMQTLPTVFERYDEEINILFEDIMLVLKKMYRMFEKNYLRKIPRGPLKDKKAQ, encoded by the exons ATGGCACACAATACATCATCTGATTCTGATAATGAAATTTCTACTAGAACTAAACTCTTTGAACATGAAAAACCTATCCATGAAATTCTTGGAGGAGGAAAAG TGGGAGATATACTACTATGGAGGAACAGATATGAATCTGCTGCACTTTTTCTTGGGATGACAGTGATATGGTTTCTATTCGAGATCCTTGAGTACAATTTTGTGACAATCATTTGTCAAATTTTCATCACCATGATGCTTGTTCTATTCATTTGCTCCAAATTTGCTGATATATTAAAATG GAAAATACCTGAAATACCAGAAATTATTTTACAAGAGTCTTTCTTCAATGATCTTGCTTTCATCCTCTACAGAAGACTCAACCAGTTATTACCAATACTTTTCCATATTGCATGTGGAAGAAACCTACCACTCTTTCTTATG ATCATTGTTTCCCTCTATATAGTCTCAGTGATTGGAAGCTACTTCAGCTTCGTTAATCTTCTATACATCG GCTATCTCTGCATGCAAACATTGCCAACTGTGTTCGAACGGTACGACGAAGAAATTAACATTCTGTTTGAAGATATCATGTTAGTACTCAAGAAAATGTATAGGATGTTTGAAAAGAATTATCTCAGAAAAATTCCTAGAGGACCATTGAAGGACAAAAAAGCTCAATGA